A region from the Neomicrococcus aestuarii genome encodes:
- a CDS encoding type IV secretory system conjugative DNA transfer family protein — translation MTIFGDPRSGRRNQPGSNEGPWIVLLIVLTIGLACGLLWGLTGALDPATVQAAGTKNPVGIILAQARGYAPVSGWQISLSLAGLILFIGVGTLLFKAFRNRGKNRSRIDHLASRMSRPKDFTALMEKAAQEDAARLRAEKAGPGVPLAKLVGNGQRLYASWEWVQIWLMGPRAGKTSCVCVPQIIETKGPVLATSNKRDIVDLTRGPRSLNGVVWVHDVQNIIGEEPSWWWNPLSFVDSMEAAETLTDVFISSATDAGAKQDAYFESDGKRLLSHMLFAASIAGQPITDVFTWAQDPEDKTPRNLLIEAGHPGLGAALGRIQTLTEKQRDGVYGTMRPWVNVLSYENVVPWITDDPTKNRPEFNHVKFASSTDTLYLISKEGAGTARAVTAALAVAVLTAAEKTAARQPGGRLSPPMAGVLDEVANVVRWRQLPDVYSHYGSRGIVLSSFFQGWDQGLEAFGEKGMKKLWSAANIRVAGSGLSDNTFLPFLSQLVGDHDVVKRSSSTQKGGRSVSTSIQREKIMDVADLAALPRGRAILTSSGMPPALIELEHFTAKNYGRDCLDSQRLFENSAEGSAS, via the coding sequence ATGACCATTTTCGGGGACCCACGATCCGGCCGTCGCAACCAGCCAGGATCCAATGAAGGTCCATGGATCGTTTTGCTGATCGTGCTCACGATCGGTCTTGCCTGTGGCTTGTTGTGGGGCCTCACAGGCGCGCTCGATCCGGCCACGGTCCAAGCAGCCGGCACCAAGAATCCGGTAGGGATCATCCTTGCCCAAGCCCGCGGATACGCCCCGGTCTCTGGGTGGCAGATCAGCCTCAGCCTGGCAGGACTCATCCTATTTATTGGTGTGGGCACATTGCTATTCAAAGCGTTCCGCAACCGAGGCAAAAACCGATCCCGGATCGATCACCTGGCTTCACGGATGTCACGACCTAAAGACTTCACCGCCCTCATGGAAAAAGCAGCCCAAGAAGACGCTGCACGGTTACGTGCCGAGAAGGCCGGCCCCGGTGTCCCCTTAGCGAAACTCGTTGGCAACGGGCAACGGCTCTACGCTTCATGGGAATGGGTCCAGATCTGGTTGATGGGACCCCGCGCAGGAAAAACCTCCTGCGTGTGCGTCCCCCAGATTATCGAGACCAAGGGGCCGGTGCTAGCTACCTCGAATAAGCGAGACATCGTGGACCTGACCCGTGGCCCACGCTCGTTGAACGGTGTCGTGTGGGTGCACGACGTCCAAAACATCATCGGTGAAGAGCCGTCTTGGTGGTGGAACCCGCTCAGCTTCGTCGACTCCATGGAAGCTGCGGAAACCCTCACCGATGTTTTCATCTCCTCAGCCACCGACGCTGGAGCGAAGCAGGACGCTTACTTCGAATCCGACGGCAAACGCCTGCTCTCACACATGCTCTTCGCCGCCTCCATCGCTGGACAGCCGATCACTGACGTCTTCACCTGGGCGCAAGACCCAGAAGACAAGACGCCCCGAAACCTTCTCATCGAAGCGGGGCACCCGGGTCTCGGTGCCGCACTGGGAAGAATCCAAACACTGACCGAGAAACAGCGAGATGGCGTCTACGGCACGATGCGCCCCTGGGTGAACGTCCTCTCCTACGAAAACGTCGTCCCTTGGATCACGGACGATCCAACTAAGAATCGACCAGAGTTCAATCACGTGAAATTCGCGAGCTCCACCGACACCCTGTACCTGATCTCTAAAGAAGGCGCCGGCACTGCACGCGCCGTAACAGCAGCTCTCGCCGTAGCAGTCCTCACCGCAGCCGAGAAAACAGCAGCCAGACAACCAGGCGGCCGACTCTCACCACCAATGGCAGGCGTCCTTGATGAGGTCGCCAACGTCGTCCGCTGGCGACAACTCCCCGATGTCTACAGCCACTACGGATCCCGCGGAATCGTCCTATCCTCATTCTTTCAAGGCTGGGACCAAGGCCTCGAAGCCTTCGGTGAGAAAGGCATGAAAAAACTATGGTCAGCCGCGAACATTCGCGTCGCAGGATCAGGCCTCAGTGACAACACCTTCCTACCGTTCCTCTCCCAACTCGTGGGCGATCACGACGTCGTCAAACGCTCCTCCTCGACTCAAAAGGGCGGACGGTCTGTCTCAACCTCGATCCAACGCGAAAAGATCATGGACGTCGCAGACCTCGCCGCACTCCCACGCGGCCGAGCCATCCTCACCAGCTCAGGAATGCCACCCGCACTTATCGAGCTTGAACACTTCACCGCAAAAAACTACGGTCGCGATTGTCTGGATTCGCAGCGACTATTTGAAAACTCCGCGGAAGGTTCAGCCAGCTAA